Proteins encoded together in one Cydia pomonella isolate Wapato2018A chromosome 10, ilCydPomo1, whole genome shotgun sequence window:
- the LOC133522369 gene encoding sodium-independent sulfate anion transporter-like encodes MASPSKNRFKRQAWCRRLLSKRLPIVTWLPEYNSDKAVADLIAGITVGLTVIPQALAYATLAGLEPQDGLYSSFMGCFVYVIFGSCKDITLGPTALLALMTHAQIQGTPPRPEYAVLLCFLTGVVQLVMGMLHLGVLIDFISVPVTVGFTSATSVIIAVSQLKGLLGLSFKSGGFLTTVKMVAENLPNARLADSALGITCIIVLLLTRKLKDIKLSRSKKSLKKTLWLLSTSRNAIVVIVCSLISFGFESYGSQPFRITGRVKEGLPSWNMPPFSTYTNGEYVSFIDMCSELGSSIILVPIIGVLGNVAIAKAFASGESVDATQELLTLSLSNILGSFVGAFPITGSFSRSAVNHASGVATQAGSLYTGTLVLLALGLLTPYFYYIPKAALAAVVICAVIFMIEYEVVKPMWRSRRADLVPAFATFCVCLVAGVEIGILVGVVLNVLLLLYPSARPQMDAEIVTNASGLGYLLVTVGNNLYFPGVEYIRQYVERAAKKQAGCRMPVVIDCRYVLGADFTAAKGICALSSSLISRGQPLVLLSSRSNVSAVFKGAGSSVVVVPTANELERALQDLTGQISMPLLNGTKETSTPPPSYNSLQLDDVTEIVTEDRTQTPLLKIENTETSSEVNDT; translated from the exons ATGGCGTCCCCTTCAAAAAACCGTTTCAAAAGACAAGCATGGTGCCGGCGGTTGCTGAGCAAAAGACTGCCCATAGTAACATGGCTTCCCGAGTACAACTCAGACAAGGCAGTGGCCGATCTTATAGCAGGAATAACAGTGGGGCTCACGGTCATACCGCAGGCACTGGCTTATGCTACGCTCGCCGGCTTAGAGCCCCAG GACGGCCTGTACTCCTCATTCATGGGCTGCTTCGTGTACGTGATCTTCGGCTCCTGCAAGGACATCACGCTAGGCCCCACCGCCCTCCTGGCGTTGATGACCCACGCCCAGATACAGGGCACGCCGCCGCGGCCGGAATACGCCGTCCTGCTTTGTTTCCTGACCGGCGTCGTGCAGCTCGTCATGGGGATGCTACATTTAG GGGTCCTGATAGACTTCATATCGGTGCCAGTGACTGTGGGCTTCACGTCGGCCACGTCGGTCATCATCGCCGTATCGCAGCTGAAAGGGCTGCTCGGACTTAGCTTTAAGTCGGGAGGATTCCTCACAACCGTCAAAATG GTTGCGGAAAATTTACCAAATGCAAGACTTGCGGACAGCGCGTTAGGAATTACGtgtataattgttttattacttaCGCGT AAACTGAAAGACATAAAATTATCTAGAAGCAAAAAGAGCCTAAAGAAGACGCTCTGGCTGCTCTCCACCTCCAGGAACGCGATTGTCGTCATAGTGTGTTCATTGATATCGTTCGGATTCGAGTCTTATGGGTCTCAGCCTTTCCGGATAACGGGACGAGTAAA agaagGTCTGCCATCTTGGAACATGCCTCCCTTCAGTACATACACTAACGGAGAATACGTGTCGTTCATCGACATGTGCTCAGAGTTAGGCTCCTCGATAATTCTAGTTCCCATCATTGGCGTGCTGGGCAACGTGGCTATTGCTAAAGCTTTCG CAAGCGGAGAATCAGTAGACGCGACGCAAGAATTGTTAACGCTGTCCCTGTCCAACATATTGGGCTCGTTTGTAGGTGCCTTCCCAATCACTGGTTCATTCTCGCGCAGCGCCGTCAACCACGCCAGCGGTGTGGCCACGCAGGCTGGCAGCCTCTACACAG GCACACTGGTGCTGCTGGCGCTGGGTCTCCTCACGCCATACTTCTACTACATCCCTAAGGCGGCGCTGGCCGCCGTTGTGATATGTGCTGTGATATTTATGATAGAATATGAG GTGGTGAAGCCCATGTGGCGCTCCCGCCGCGCCGACCTGGTGCCCGCCTTCGCCACGTTCTGCGTGTGCCTCGTGGCGGGCGTAGAGATCGGCATCTTGGTGGGCGTCGTGTTAAACGTCCTCCTGCTGTTGTACCCGAGTGCGAGGCCGCAGATGGACGCGGAGATCGTCACG AACGCATCTGGTCTTGGCTACCTCCTAGTAACAGTAGGCAACAACCTGTACTTCCCTGGGGTGGAATACATCCGACAGTACGTCGAGCGAGCCGCCAAGAAGCAAGCAGGCTGTAGAATGCCAGTGGTCATCGACTGCAGATACGTACTCG GTGCTGATTTCACAGCAGCAAAAGGCATCTGCGCGTTGTCCAGCTCACTAATATCACGTGGGCAACCACTAGTACTGCTATCTTCGCGGAGCAACGTGTCTGCAGTTTTCAAAGGGGCTGGTTCAAGCGTTGTGGTGGTTCCTACTGCCAACGAGTTGGAACGGGCACTGCAAG acCTCACCGGCCAAATATCAATGCCTCTACTAAATGGTACAAAAGAAACGAGCACACCCCCGCCGTCGTATAACTCCCTACAACTGGATGACGTCACAGAAATCGTCACCGAAGACAGAACCCAGACTCCCTTACTGAAAATAGAAAACACAGAAACGTCCAGTGAGGTCAATGATACTTGA
- the LOC133522370 gene encoding nucleolin, protein MRSLWLLAALCCLVLSASGSPIARSEEKEVGRQAAAPAAPAAPAAPADDDDDDDDDDDDDDDVDLDDALTGDDDDDDDDDDEEEADDDDDDEDYLERFFDDILGDDEDDDDDDTPAAVQPVVAPADAVAAAPAAAAAASAEEPAAVAEAAEEAVEGDSEAAAAEESEVAQKEPEVEAAQPAEEAAEADDDDEEDDIADALDPEDDDDDEDDDDDDDDDDITDALGRNVSKQARSIEAESEKTPKETVPAIYIVKYNRFIDNILEKMNDILRRSYDPVSVKLQPIDASKKTTKPKKNKNKTKKKKTTNKKKNSARAGNPEKTSDKIASNDTEEINKIEKSTEKPVEQLKAEGRALKSESGKAKATTPKPKPSKTTKPKTKPPKTTSNKKPAPNKNKTKTTVEKSKPRAKGTLYGLSSLRRMGDVAVSIMSDHTTVKSNFAVGPLILRVEKEVGRGAKKELKSATATTAEMTGKISLRVNNQGVATLHSIKVLQPKQVRVDSNHERTRELVWRRSARIAHVVSEKLMSASKPMFIHQSVTNE, encoded by the exons ATGAGGTCGTTGTGGTTGTTAGCGGCGCTGTGCTGCTTAGTTTTGTCGGCGAGCGGGAGTCCCATCGCGCGATCGGAGGAGAAGGAGGTTGGCAGACAAGCGGCAGCTCCTGCCGCGCCGGCGGCGCCTGCCGCGCCGGCTGatgacgacgacgacgacgacgatgACGACGACGATGATGATGACGTAGACCTGGATGATGCACTGACAG gtGACGACGATGATGACGATGACGACGACGATGAGGAGGAGgctgacgatgatgatgatgacgaggACTATTTGGAGAGGTTCTTCGATGACATCTTAGGAG ATGACGAGGACGATGATGACGATGACACGCCAGCAGCGGTGCAGCCAGTCGTGGCTCCCGCCGACGCCGTGGCCGctgcgcccgccgccgccgccgctgccagTGCTGAAGAACCTGCCGCCGTAGCCGAAGCCGCTGAAGAGGCGGTCGAGGGCGACAGCGAAGCCGCCGCCGCGGAAGAGTCCGAGGTCGCTCAAAAGGAGCCCGAGGTTGAAGCCGCCCAGCCCGCCGAAGAGGCCGCCGAGGCCGACGACGACGATGAGGAGGATGACATCGCGGACGCGCTCGACCCCGaggacgacgacgacgacgaggacgacgacgacgacgatgACGACGACGACATCACCGACGCTCTCGGCAGAAACGTGAGCAAACAAGCAC GTTCAATAGAAGCAGAGTCAGAGAAAACGCCAAAAGAGACAGTGCCAGCGATATACATAGTGAAATACAACCGTTTCATAGACAACATCCTGGAGAAGATGAACGATATACTGCGAAGATCCTACGACCCTGTCAGCGTGAAACTTCAGCCCATTGATGCTAGCAAGAAGACTACTAAGCCGAAGAAAAACAAGAACAAGACTAAGAAGAA GAAAacaaccaataaaaaaaagaacagtGCTCGCGCTGGAAACCCCGAAAAGACGAGTGACAAAATCGCCTCAAACGACACAGAAGAAATTAACAAGATAGAAAAATCTACTGAAAAGCCTGTTGAACAACTCAAAGCAGAAGGAAGGGCGTTGAAATCAGAAAGCGGAAAAGCCAAAGCTACTACTCCAAAACCGAAACCTTCAAAAACAACGAAGCCTAAAACAAAGCCTCCTAAAACTACATCCAATAAGAAACCGGCCCCGAATAAGAACAAGACGAAGACGACCGTTGAAAAAAGCAAGCCAAGAGCTAAGGGTACTTTGTATGGGCTGTCTTCGTTGAGGAGGATGGGTGATGTTGCCGTCAGCATTATGTCGGATCACACTACTGTGAAGAGTAACTTTGCTGTTGGACCTTTGATCTTGAGAGTTGAAAAAGAG GTCGGTCGTGGAGCCAAGAAGGAGCTGAAGTCGGCTACCGCCACCACGGCCGAGATGACCGGCAAGATAAGCCTCAGGGTTAACAATCAAGGCGTCGCCACTTTACACTCCATCAAAGTTCTGCAGCCTAAACAG GTCCGTGTGGACAGCAACCACGAACGCACACGGGAACTAGTTTGGCGCCGCAGCGCGAGGATCGCGCACGTCGTGTCAGAAAAGCTCATGTCGGCTTCCAAACCCATGTTCATTCACCAAAGCGTGACCAACGAATAA